The following coding sequences are from one Humulus lupulus chromosome X, drHumLupu1.1, whole genome shotgun sequence window:
- the LOC133806385 gene encoding uncharacterized protein LOC133806385 has translation MQQDYKGELPADMGDRQGGTLHKDTTDEVLGSSIIGQEMHWSTPKKVGGTKHILPITMTLKANKYSLLQEKQTERLQKSLGAFLETKLKRNKIEEMMSNVFLGWNWYSDILVEGRIMLVWKENVVSLTVTQSQDQLINCEVKIKGVSQKFCLSFVYGRNTMEERKGLWVLLTGSQQVDLPWLVVGDFNAVFEFDDRIGGSPVTELEVEDSSLWRANALLSEMHSIGSHFTWSNKQKEGSRIFSKLDRCFVNEKWIDALPDSEVRINWDTISDHCFCIIKTVQFKISGVRPFRFFNMWTKHKDFRNEVFSIWTKKTGGTAAKVNYEKAQLLLQQSTESRVLQQEEQEAHDDFVSKSKMYESFLRQKSKINWLRFGDENTAYFHASLKQRRIRNRITYFLNEEGLMIDNNEEVVAHFFNHFKGFLGKGSSALVGQTSLVSSRGMF, from the exons ATGCAGCAGGATTACAAAGGAGAGCTGCCAGCTGATATGGGTGATAGGCAGGGTGGGACATTACATAAGGATACTACAGATGAGGTGTTGGGCTCTTCTATAATAGGTCAGGAGATGCATTGGTCTACCCCTAAAAAAGTGGGAGGGACAAAGCATATTCTTCCAATAACCATGACATTGAAAGCTAACAAATATAGTCTCTTACAGGAGAAACAGACAGAGAGGTTGCAGAAGA GTCTGGGGGCTTTTCTTGAAACAAAACTGAAAAGGAATAAAATAGAGGAGATGATGAGCAATGTATTTTTGGGTTGGAATTGGTATAGTGATATCCTAGTGGAGGGAAGAATAATGTTAGTTTGGAAAGAGAATGTGGTTTCACTTACAGTAACTCAGTCTCAAGACCAACTTATTAACTGTGAGGTGAAGATCAAAGGTGTCAGTCAAAAATTTTGTTTGTCTTTCGTTTATGGTAGGAACACAATGGAGGAGAGGAAAGGCCTTTGGGTTCTTTTAACTGGTTCTCAGCAGGTTGATCTGCCTTGGCTGGTGGTTGGGGACTTTAATGCAGTGTTTGAGTTTGATGACCGCATAGGGGGTAGTCCGGTTACTGAATTGGAAGTGGAGGATAGTAGTCTTTGGAGGGCTAATGCTTTGTTATCTGAGATGCACTCGATTGGCTCTCATTTCACCTGGTCTAACAAGCAAAAGGAGGGATCTAGAATTTTCTCTAAATTGGACAGATGTTTTGTCAATGAAAAGTGGATAGATGCTCTTCCCGATTCTGAAGTTCGAATTAATTGGGACACTATTTCTGATCACTGTTTTTGCATTATCAAAACTGTCCAGTTTAAGATTTCAGGGGTCAGACCATTCAGGTTTTTTAATATGTGGACTAAGCATAAGGATTTTAGGAATGAAGTTTTTAGTATTTGGACTAAAAAGACTGGTGGTACTG CTGCTAAGGTGAATTATGAGAAGGCCCAGCTGTTATTACAGCAATCTACTGAGTCGAGAGTTCTGCAGCAGGAAGAGCAAGAGGCTCATGATGATTTTGTTAGTAAGTCTAAAATGTACGAGAGCTTTCTTCGTCAAAAGAGCAAAATTAATTGGCTCCGTTTTGGAGATGAAAACACTGCTTATTTTCATGCTAGTCTTAAGCAGAGGAGGATTAGGAATCGCATTACTTATTTTTTGAATGAAGAGGGTCTAATGATTGATAATAATGAAGAAGTGGTTGCTCATTTCTTTAATCATTTCAAAGGCTTTCTTGGCAAGGGAAGCTCAGCACTAGTCGGGCAGACAAGTCTTGTATCCAGCAGGGGTATGTTCTGA